The following are from one region of the Pseudomonas putida genome:
- the lpxB gene encoding lipid-A-disaccharide synthase encodes MARLCVALVAGEASGDILGSGLMRAIKARHPDVRFIGVGGPLMEAEGLQSYFPMERLAVMGLVEVLGRLRELLKRRKLLIETLIGEQPDVFIGIDAPDFTLNIELKLRQAGIKTVHYVSPSVWAWRQKRVLKIREGCDLMLTLLPFEARFYEEQGVPVRFVGHPLADTIPLEADRPAARVALGLGEGPVVALMPGSRGGEVGRLGALFLDAAERLRQQVPGVHFVLPCANAARRAQIEQMLEGRDLPLTLLDGQSHQALAACDAVLIASGTATLEALLYKRPMVVAYRLAPLTYWILKRLVKSPYVSLPNLLAQRVLVPELLQDEATSEALANTLAPLVADGSQQTERFDEIHRTLRRDASNQAAEAILALLKDR; translated from the coding sequence ATGGCCCGGCTTTGCGTAGCCTTGGTCGCAGGTGAGGCCAGCGGCGACATTCTCGGTTCAGGTTTGATGCGTGCCATCAAGGCACGCCACCCCGACGTACGGTTCATCGGCGTTGGCGGCCCGCTGATGGAAGCCGAAGGCCTGCAATCCTATTTCCCCATGGAGCGCCTGGCCGTCATGGGCCTGGTCGAAGTGCTGGGGCGCCTTCGCGAATTGCTCAAGCGCCGCAAGCTGCTGATCGAGACCCTGATCGGCGAACAGCCCGATGTGTTCATCGGCATCGATGCCCCCGACTTCACCCTCAACATCGAACTGAAACTGCGTCAGGCCGGGATCAAGACCGTGCACTACGTCAGCCCGTCGGTCTGGGCCTGGCGGCAGAAGCGGGTACTGAAGATTCGCGAAGGCTGCGACCTGATGCTGACGCTGTTGCCATTCGAGGCGCGCTTCTATGAAGAGCAGGGCGTGCCTGTGCGTTTTGTCGGTCACCCGTTGGCCGATACCATCCCGCTCGAAGCCGACCGCCCGGCGGCACGTGTCGCGCTGGGCCTGGGCGAAGGGCCGGTAGTTGCGTTGATGCCAGGCAGCCGGGGCGGCGAAGTAGGGCGCCTGGGGGCCCTGTTCCTGGATGCTGCCGAACGGCTCCGCCAGCAGGTCCCGGGTGTGCATTTCGTACTGCCGTGTGCCAATGCCGCGCGGCGCGCCCAGATCGAGCAGATGCTCGAAGGCCGCGACTTGCCGCTGACCCTGCTCGATGGCCAGTCGCACCAGGCCCTGGCGGCCTGTGACGCGGTGCTGATCGCCTCGGGTACCGCCACCCTCGAAGCGTTGCTGTACAAGCGGCCGATGGTTGTGGCTTATCGCCTGGCGCCGCTGACCTACTGGATCCTCAAGCGCCTGGTCAAGAGCCCCTACGTGTCATTGCCGAACCTGCTGGCCCAGCGCGTGCTGGTACCCGAGCTGCTGCAGGACGAGGCCACTAGCGAAGCCTTGGCCAATACCTTGGCGCCGCTGGTAGCCGATGGCAGCCAGCAGACCGAGCGTTTCGACGAAATTCACCGCACCTTGCGCCGTGACGCCTCCAACCAGGCGGCCGAGGCGATACTGGCCTTGCTCAAGGACCGCTGA
- the rnhB gene encoding ribonuclease HII, with protein sequence MQIGLDFNLVEDLVAGVDEVGRGPLCGAVVTAAVILDPARPILGLNDSKKLTEARREALFDEICEKALSFCIARAEVEEIDRLNILHATMLAMQRAVEGLHITPKLALIDGNRCPKLAVPASPVVKGDSQVPAIAAASILAKVTRDREMSAFELIYPGYGIGGHKGYPTPVHLEALARLGPTPIHRRSFAPVRAAWDALEGVTDSLI encoded by the coding sequence ATGCAAATTGGACTGGACTTCAACCTGGTCGAGGACCTGGTCGCCGGCGTCGACGAAGTGGGCCGTGGCCCGCTGTGCGGCGCGGTGGTGACCGCCGCGGTGATCCTCGACCCGGCGCGCCCGATCCTCGGCCTGAACGATTCGAAGAAACTCACCGAAGCCAGGCGTGAAGCGCTGTTCGACGAGATCTGCGAAAAGGCCCTGAGCTTCTGCATCGCCCGCGCCGAGGTCGAGGAAATCGACCGACTGAACATCCTGCATGCAACCATGCTGGCCATGCAGCGCGCCGTGGAAGGCTTGCACATTACACCGAAGCTGGCCCTGATCGACGGTAACCGCTGCCCGAAACTGGCCGTACCGGCGTCGCCGGTGGTCAAGGGTGATAGCCAGGTGCCGGCAATCGCGGCGGCGTCGATCCTGGCCAAGGTGACCCGTGACCGGGAGATGAGCGCATTCGAGCTGATCTACCCGGGTTATGGCATTGGCGGACACAAGGGCTACCCGACCCCGGTGCACCTCGAGGCGCTGGCACGCTTGGGGCCAACGCCCATTCATCGGCGTTCCTTTGCCCCGGTGCGGGCTGCGTGGGACGCGCTTGAAGGCGTCACCGACTCGCTGATCTGA